In a genomic window of Candidatus Eisenbacteria bacterium:
- the queD gene encoding 6-carboxytetrahydropterin synthase QueD: protein MMVELVRTFTFQAAHYLPKVSEDHKCRHMHGHAYRVEVSLRGPVNPETGWLVDFGEIAIVLDPIRKELDHTILNEIPGLENPTAEILSAWIWQRVTAGIPYLHRVSVFESENSGCHYLGD from the coding sequence ATGATGGTCGAGCTGGTCCGGACTTTTACATTTCAGGCGGCGCATTACCTTCCAAAGGTTTCCGAAGATCATAAATGCCGGCATATGCACGGCCATGCTTACAGGGTCGAGGTATCGCTTCGCGGCCCCGTCAATCCTGAAACCGGCTGGCTTGTTGATTTTGGTGAGATCGCGATCGTTTTAGATCCCATCCGGAAGGAGCTGGACCATACCATTCTCAATGAGATTCCCGGCTTGGAAAATCCAACGGCCGAGATTCTCTCGGCCTGGATTTGGCAGCGGGTCACGGCCGGAATTCCCTATCTGCACCGGGTCAGCGTCTTTGAGTCCGAGAACTCGGGTTGCCACTACCTCGGCGATTAA
- the queC gene encoding 7-cyano-7-deazaguanine synthase QueC, giving the protein MRANKNAVVLLSGGLDSTTVLAMAVAEGWRCHALTINYGQIHEHELTAARRVAESLGATEHRLLDVDLHSWGGSSLVGDGAVPQNRDLEAASDEIPSTYVPARNTIFLSLALAWAEVLDAGAIFLGINALDYSGYPDCRPGFLHAFEEVARQGTRQGVEGRPPALRAPLANKTKSEIIRWGMSLGVDYSLTHTCYEPLSGGRPCRRCDSCLLREKGFREAGCPDPLLENGGMGKGESL; this is encoded by the coding sequence ATGAGAGCGAACAAGAACGCCGTCGTGCTGCTGAGCGGCGGTCTTGATTCGACGACCGTTCTCGCCATGGCCGTCGCGGAGGGTTGGCGGTGCCATGCCCTCACGATCAACTACGGCCAGATCCATGAGCATGAGCTCACCGCCGCCCGGCGTGTCGCGGAATCGCTCGGTGCGACCGAACACCGGCTGCTCGATGTGGATCTTCACAGCTGGGGCGGATCATCCTTGGTGGGCGACGGCGCCGTGCCGCAAAACCGCGATCTGGAGGCCGCTTCCGATGAGATCCCCTCCACCTATGTTCCAGCAAGAAACACGATCTTCCTCTCGCTCGCTCTGGCTTGGGCGGAGGTCTTGGATGCCGGCGCCATCTTCCTGGGGATCAACGCCCTTGATTATTCAGGCTACCCCGACTGCCGCCCCGGTTTTCTACACGCTTTCGAAGAGGTGGCGCGGCAGGGCACGCGCCAGGGGGTGGAGGGACGGCCCCCCGCCTTGCGGGCGCCCTTGGCCAACAAGACGAAATCGGAGATTATACGTTGGGGGATGAGTTTGGGTGTGGATTACAGTTTAACACACACCTGCTATGAGCCGCTTTCCGGCGGCCGCCCATGCCGGCGGTGTGATAGCTGTCTGCTGAGGGAGAAGGGATTCCGGGAAGCCGGATGTCCCGATCCGCTGCTGGAAAACGGCGGGATGGGCAAAGGGGAATCGTTATGA